A window of Halovivax gelatinilyticus genomic DNA:
TCGGCGTCGATCGCCACGGACGTGGGCACCCCCGTTCACCACACGTGTGCGACCGGGCAGACTCCCCCATTTTCGAACCAGTTGAGTCTCGACGAACGGTCGTTACGGTCGTCGCCACGTTTCTCTCACCGTGTCGGCGTCGTGACTTGCGCTCTCACCGCGTTCGCGTCGTGACTTCACAGCCGTCGTGGGTGACGATAACCGTGTGTTCTTTCTGACTGACCAGACACCCGTCGTCTTCTTTCAACACCGGGTAGCCGTGGACGAGATTGTTGCGCTTGAGCCGTCGAAGGGCCATCTCGGCCCGGTCCGTCTCTAGCCAACGCGTCGCGAACGGGAGCGTTCGAAATTCCTCGGTTATCTGTTCTAGCGCCTTTCGCGCCTGTCTGTTTCTGATCGCGCCCTCGCGTTCGAGCGAGAAAATCTCCTCTTTCGCCCCTTCGGACACCTTCCCACCACCGTCGGTCGCGAACGGCTCGATCGCGACGACGTCGCCGACCGAGAGCGTCGTCCCCTGCGAGACCGACCGGTTCGGAATCGTCGGATCGGTGTGTTGTTCCCAGTGGCCGAGGCCGTGGCCGGTCAGATTGACGACGGGGTTGTAGCCGTAGCCGTCGATGACCGATTCGATTTCGGCTCCGATCTCTCCCGTATCGACGCCGGGTTCGATCATGTCGATCGCGGCGTCTAAGGCCTCGGCGGGTGCGACGGCGAGGTCGTCGTGCCCGGAGAGGTCGACCGTGATCGCCGTGTCCGCGAGCCAGCCGTCGACGTGGACGCCGATGTCGAGGTTGATCATCTCCTCGCCGAAGGTCGAGTCGTCGTCGATGCTCGGCGTGGCGTGTGCCGCCTCTTCGTCGATCGAGATGTTCACCGGGAAGGCCGGCGTTCCGCCGAGTTCGCGGATTCGGTCTTCGGCGTACTCGGCGATCTCCAGGTGAGAGACGCCGACGTCGACGCGCGCGGCGGTCTCCTCGCGCACCTGGGCGAGGATTTCGCCGGCCTCTCGGTGTTTTTCGTACTGCTCGGCGTCGAGATCGACCTCGGTGTCGGCCATGGTTCGAGTTTGGCGGGTCGACAAAAAGAGATTGCGCCTCTCCGATCGGTGGGAAAAGACCGCCGTCGCCAGTCGCACACAGCGCAGTCCGTACGATACGTGACGAAACGATTATCGGTCGACGTACGGGCAGGCTGGACACGCGGAAACGCCCTGCACGTTCGACAGCGACGTCTCACAGCGGGGACAGCGGGTGATGGGGTACGTCCGGGGTTCGAGCATGGAGCGCACCGAGGAAGTCGACGATAATAAATGTCTGGTTCGACAGTCGTCGAACTTCGAGATGGTTCTACGCCGTCGAATCGATCCGCCGGGCGAACTGATTGCGTTGAATCGACCGGGAGTAGCGTTTTATTCGTCGAGAGTCATGAGCCCACATGGCCGCGGACGATCCGCCATCGCTCCTTCGTTCGGCAGTTGACACCCTTCCGATCAACCTGGCTATCCTCGACGCGGATGGCACGATCGTCTACACCAACCAATCCTGGAAACAGTTCGGAACTGAAAACGAGATAGATCTCCGTCCGGATACGATCGGCGTCAACTACCTGGAGGTGGCAGGGAAGGACACGTCGGAAACCGGACGACGAGCCATCGACGGACTTCGCGAGATTCTCGCGGGCGAACGGGACGTGTTCGAACTCGA
This region includes:
- the map gene encoding type II methionyl aminopeptidase, whose protein sequence is MADTEVDLDAEQYEKHREAGEILAQVREETAARVDVGVSHLEIAEYAEDRIRELGGTPAFPVNISIDEEAAHATPSIDDDSTFGEEMINLDIGVHVDGWLADTAITVDLSGHDDLAVAPAEALDAAIDMIEPGVDTGEIGAEIESVIDGYGYNPVVNLTGHGLGHWEQHTDPTIPNRSVSQGTTLSVGDVVAIEPFATDGGGKVSEGAKEEIFSLEREGAIRNRQARKALEQITEEFRTLPFATRWLETDRAEMALRRLKRNNLVHGYPVLKEDDGCLVSQKEHTVIVTHDGCEVTTRTR